The proteins below come from a single Saimiri boliviensis isolate mSaiBol1 chromosome 16, mSaiBol1.pri, whole genome shotgun sequence genomic window:
- the GJB6 gene encoding gap junction beta-6 protein, which translates to MDWGTLYAFIGGVNKHSTSIGKVWITVIFIFRVMILVVAAHEVWGDEQEDFVCNTLQPGCKNVCYDHFFPVSHIRLWALQLIFVSTPALLVAMHVAYYRQETARKFRRGEKRNEFKDIEDIKKQKVRIEGSLWWTYTSSIFFRIIFEAAFMYVFYFLYSGYHLPWVLKCGIDPCPNLVDCFISRPTEKTVFTIFMISASVICMLLNVAELCYLLLKVCFRRSKRARAQSNHPNHTLKENKQNEMNELISDSGQNAITGFPS; encoded by the coding sequence ATGGATTGGGGGACCCTGTACGCTTTCATCGGGGGTGTCAACAAACACTCCACCAGCATCGGGAAGGTGTGGATCACCGTCATCTTTATCTTCCGAGTCATGATCCTCGTGGTGGCTGCCCACGAGGTGTGGGGTGACGAGCAGGAGGACTTTGTCTGCAACACGCTGCAACCGGGTTGCAAAAATGTGTGCTACGACCACTTCTTCCCGGTGTCCCACATCCGGCTCTGGGCCCTCCAGCTGATCTTCGTCTCCACCCCGGCGCTGCTGGTGGCCATGCACGTGGCCTATTACAGGCAGGAAACCGCCCGCAAGTTCAGGCgaggagagaagaggaatgaATTCAAAGACATAGAGGACATTAAAAAGCAGAAGGTTCGGATAGAGGGGTCGCTGTGGTGGACGTACACCAGCAGCATCTTTTTCCGAATCATCTTCGAAGCGGCCTTTATGTATGTGTTTTACTTCCTTTACAGCGGGTACCACCTGCCCTGGGTGTTGAAATGTGGGATTGACCCCTGCCCCAACCTTGTTGACTGCTTTATCTCTAGGCCAACGGAGAAGACCGTGTTTACCATTTTTATGATTTCTGCGTCTGTGATTTGCATGCTGCTCAATGTGGCCGAGTTGTGCTACCTGCTGCTCAAAGTGTGTTTTAGGAGGTCAAAGAGGGCGCGGGCACAAAGCAATCACCCCAACCACACCCTAAAGGAGAATAAGCAGAATGAAATGAACGAGCTGATTTCAGACAGTGGTCAAAATGCAATCACAGGTTTCCCAAGTTAA